DNA from Streptomyces sp. Edi4:
TGAGGTGGTTGTTGATGACGATGCGGTTGTCGAACAGAAGCTTCACCGGGACGGCGCGCACGGACGTGGCCGTGGGCATCTCGAGCGAGGCGTTCATGTTCTTGGCGACCGCGGCGGCGGGGCCGCGCAGCGTCACGTACTCCGGGCCCGCCGGGGCCTCGGTGGCCCCAGAAGGCTGCACGGCCCCGGCCGTTCCGGTGGAGCCGGTGCTCGCACCGGTCGTCGCCGCCTTGGGGGCCGGCTTCGCGGCGGCCGGCGCGGCGGCGGGCTTGGCGGGCGCGGCCGCAGCGGGCTTCGCCTGGGCCGGAGCCGGGACGGCTGCCGGAGCGGCCTGGGCCTTCGCCGGCGCGGCGGCCGGCGCCGCGGGAGCCGGGGCGGCCGGGGCGGGCGCGGGCGCGGTGGGAGCACCCTGAACAGGGTTGTCCGCCGTGCCGGTGGCACCCGGCTTGTAGTCGGCGAAGAAGTCCCACCAGGCACGGTCGACCGAATTGGGGTCCTGGAGGTACTGCTGGTAGATCTCGTCGACAAGCCACTCATTGGCACCAAAGCCGGCCGCAGGGTTCTTGCCCTGCCCGTCTTGGTCGGTCGAGACGCTCGAATTACTGGGGGACTGAGACGACACGGCGGTAACCGCCCTCTTCCGCTTCACAAGGTGATGGACAGCGGAAATAAAGGCTACGCCTCCCTTGCCTGGACGCGCAGGCCGGGCATGCCACAGTCGTGTAAGTCACACCGGACGCGTGGTTTCGGAGCGCGAAATGGCGGGAAACAAGCGTGGTTCCGCTCTTCCTCGCGTCCCTTTGGGTACGCGGCAGTACGGCCACGGCCCCCTGGACCGCGCGCCGGAAGGGCCGCCTCCGTGGAACACCACGCAGAACGACCGCTTCCGGTTCGAACTTTACGTCAACTTTGCTGGCGGGGTTGCCCCGGCAGGGTGACCTGGATGCGGCAGCCGCGCGCCGATTCGGCCACCCCGATCCGGCCGCCGTGCAGATCCACCGCCCAGCGCGCGATGGCGAGCCCGAGCCCGGTGCCGCCGTCGCTGCCGGGGCCGTGCGGCGAGGGCGCGGTGCCCCGGTTGAAGCGTTCGAACACCCGGTGCCACTCCGACTGCGGTATGCCCGGGCCCTCGTCAAGGACCTCCAGGTCGAGCGAGCCGGGCTGGGCGCCGCGCCGGGCCCGTACGGTCACCCGGCCGTGCGGCGGCGAGTGCTTGACGGCGTTGTCGATGAGATTCGCCACGACCTGGTGCAGCCGCTCCGCGTCGGCGTGCGCGGTCAGCTCCGGCGGCGACACGTCCAGGTGCAGATGGACGTCGGTGCGCTGGTGGTTGCCCGAACCGGAGGAGAGCTTGCGCTGGGCGGCCGCGAGGTTCGCCTCCTTGAGGACGCCCGACAGATACGGCCACACCTCGAAGCGGTGGGCGCGCAGCGTCACCACGCCGTTGTCCAGACGGGACAGGTCCAGCAGGGTCTCGACCAGCCGGCCAAGGCGCTCGGTCTGCTTCAGGGCCGTGCGCATCGTCTCCGGGTCGGCCGCGGAGACTCCGTCCACCACGTTCTCCAGGACCGCCCGCAGCGCCGCGATGGGCGTGCGCAGCTCGTGCGAGACATTCGCCACGAGTTCCTTGCGGTGGCGGTCGACGGCCTCCAGGTCGTCGGCCATGCGGTTGATCGTGCCGGCCAGGTCGCCGAGCTCGTCGCGACGGTCGGCGCCGCGCACCCGGCGGGTGTAGTCCCCGTGCGAGATGGCGCGGGCCACGGTGTTCATCTCGTCGAGCGGGGCGGTGAGCCCGTGCGCGACGAACTGGGTGATCAACAGGGTCGCTATCACCGAGAAGACCGTGATGAAGCGGAGCTCGGTGCGGGTTTGCAGGGCCACCATGAGCAGGCCCGTCGTGATGAACACGGAGACGACCACGAGCGAGCCGAGCTTCGTCTTGATCGATATCGAGACCGATCTGAGCCCGGCGGCGATCCGGGCGCCCAGGCCCCGCCCCGCCCTGGCCCAGCTGCCGCGCCGGCCCGGCTCGTCCCAGCCGGGCCGCTCGCCACTGCCGCGCAGCTGCCGGGCCCGGTCTCCGGCCCGGCTCATGGCGCCGGGGTCTCCAGCGCGTATCCGACGCCGTGGACGGTACGGATGCGCTCGGCCCCGATCTTGCGGCGCAGCGCCTTGATGTGGCTGTCCACGGTGCGGGTGCCGGACGCGTCGGCCCAGTCCCACACCTCGGCGAGCAGCTGCTCGCGCGAGAGCACGGCGCGCGGGGTGTTCGCCAGACAGCTCAGCAGGTCGAACTCGGTCGGCGTCAGATGGACGTCCTCGCCGCGCACCCGTACCCGGCGCTGCGCGTGGTCGATCTCCAGCTCGCCGAGGCGGAGTATGCCCGTGCGCGGCGTACTCGCGGCGAGCGCGGCGCGCTCCACCCGGCGCAGCAGCACATGGACCCGGGCCGCCAGCTCGCGCATCGAGAACGGCTTGGTCATGTAGTCGTCCGCGCCGACCCCGAGCCCGACCAGCATGTCCGTCTCGTCGTCGCGCGCCGTCAGCATGAGGACCGGCACGGGCCTGCGGGCCTGGACCCGGCGGCAGACCTCCAGGCCGTCGAAGCCGGGCAGCATGATGTCGAGGACCATCAGGTCCGGCTGCCAGGCCTCGGCCGTGTCGACGGCGGCGGGGCCGTCGACGGCCGTCTGCACCTGGAAGCCCTCGGCCCGCAGCCGGGCCGCGATGGCGTCCACGATCGTCGTGTCGTCCTCGACGACCAAAACCCTGCGCTGGGCGCCGGGCGTCGCCGCGACGCCGTTGTGGCCGGTGTGAGTCTGCTCCATCGGTTGCCCCGCCCTGACTGTGCTCGCCCGGGGATCCGTGGGGTGATCCCCTGTGTCGGTCAGAGACTAGAGGCACTTTCCGCATCTCGGCTACGCAGGGCGAACGCCGAGATGGACCACGTCAGGGAC
Protein-coding regions in this window:
- a CDS encoding response regulator transcription factor, yielding MEQTHTGHNGVAATPGAQRRVLVVEDDTTIVDAIAARLRAEGFQVQTAVDGPAAVDTAEAWQPDLMVLDIMLPGFDGLEVCRRVQARRPVPVLMLTARDDETDMLVGLGVGADDYMTKPFSMRELAARVHVLLRRVERAALAASTPRTGILRLGELEIDHAQRRVRVRGEDVHLTPTEFDLLSCLANTPRAVLSREQLLAEVWDWADASGTRTVDSHIKALRRKIGAERIRTVHGVGYALETPAP
- a CDS encoding HAMP domain-containing sensor histidine kinase encodes the protein MSRAGDRARQLRGSGERPGWDEPGRRGSWARAGRGLGARIAAGLRSVSISIKTKLGSLVVVSVFITTGLLMVALQTRTELRFITVFSVIATLLITQFVAHGLTAPLDEMNTVARAISHGDYTRRVRGADRRDELGDLAGTINRMADDLEAVDRHRKELVANVSHELRTPIAALRAVLENVVDGVSAADPETMRTALKQTERLGRLVETLLDLSRLDNGVVTLRAHRFEVWPYLSGVLKEANLAAAQRKLSSGSGNHQRTDVHLHLDVSPPELTAHADAERLHQVVANLIDNAVKHSPPHGRVTVRARRGAQPGSLDLEVLDEGPGIPQSEWHRVFERFNRGTAPSPHGPGSDGGTGLGLAIARWAVDLHGGRIGVAESARGCRIQVTLPGQPRQQS